A single genomic interval of Canis lupus dingo isolate Sandy chromosome 6, ASM325472v2, whole genome shotgun sequence harbors:
- the GNG5 gene encoding guanine nucleotide-binding protein G(I)/G(S)/G(O) subunit gamma-5, with amino-acid sequence MSGSSSVAAMKKVVQQLRLEAGLNRVKVSQAAADLKQFCLQNAQHDPLLTGVSSSTNPFRPQKVCSFL; translated from the exons ATGTCTGGTTCCTCCAGCGTCGCCGCGATGAAGAAAGTGGTTCAGCAGCTCCGGCTGGAAGCGGGGCTCAACCGCGTGAAA GTCTCCCAGGCAGCTGCAGATTTGAAACAATTCTGTCTGCAGAATGCCCAACACGACCCCCTGCTAACTGGTGTATCTTCAAGTACGAATCCCTTCAGACCCCAGAAAGTCTGTTCCTTTTTGTAG